A region of Desulfobulbaceae bacterium DNA encodes the following proteins:
- a CDS encoding nucleotidyltransferase family protein: protein MQRSQVLPLLAQHKDELTRRFGIVRLALFGSTTRDNADSASDVDILVAFDGPATSDRYFGVQFYLEDLLGCQVDLVTEKALRTELRPSIEQEAINV, encoded by the coding sequence ATGCAACGCTCACAAGTCTTACCACTACTTGCCCAACACAAGGATGAACTTACCCGTCGTTTTGGCATTGTCCGGCTCGCTTTATTCGGGTCAACCACCCGTGACAACGCAGACAGCGCCAGTGATGTAGACATTCTAGTTGCTTTTGATGGCCCTGCCACGTCAGATCGCTATTTTGGGGTACAATTTTACCTCGAAGATCTGCTTGGCTGCCAGGTAGACTTGGTCACAGAAAAGGCTCTCCGAACGGAATTACGCCCATCCATTGAACAAGAGGCTATTAATGTTTAA
- a CDS encoding DUF86 domain-containing protein, with the protein MVDMVLVLRKLATLAEYCKQIAEFSGFTVGEYRSDWKTQRIVERTLQMMIELCADIAGHLISDQALRTPETYADTFRVLGESGILTVEQTAVMEKMAKFRNVVVHQYEAVDAEIVVLILRKHLDDFQFFSEAIVRRLGVRC; encoded by the coding sequence ATGGTGGATATGGTCCTTGTCCTGCGGAAACTGGCCACGTTGGCGGAGTATTGTAAGCAGATTGCGGAGTTTTCTGGCTTTACTGTGGGCGAGTATCGTAGCGATTGGAAAACACAACGGATTGTCGAGCGAACTTTGCAGATGATGATCGAACTCTGTGCTGATATTGCTGGGCACCTCATTTCAGACCAAGCGCTGAGGACTCCGGAAACCTATGCCGATACTTTTCGTGTTTTGGGAGAGAGCGGTATTCTGACAGTAGAACAGACTGCGGTCATGGAAAAGATGGCGAAGTTCAGGAATGTTGTTGTTCATCAGTATGAGGCGGTTGATGCAGAGATTGTTGTTCTTATTTTGCGAAAGCATCTTGATGACTTCCAGTTTTTCAGCGAGGCTATTGTCCGACGTCTTGGCGTGAGGTGCTGA
- a CDS encoding DUF86 domain-containing protein yields MFNREWRFYLDGLNQPKFVMSGLNYDATLRNLELIGEAATHIPDTIRQENPHIPWRLIIATRNRLIHGYLGIDNDTLWSIIQTDIPSLLPQLYQLRKTVCQSNDT; encoded by the coding sequence ATGTTTAACAGGGAATGGCGCTTCTATCTTGACGGACTCAACCAACCCAAATTTGTGATGAGTGGGTTAAACTATGACGCGACCCTACGAAATCTTGAACTGATAGGTGAAGCCGCTACTCATATCCCAGATACGATACGGCAGGAAAACCCTCATATCCCTTGGCGGCTTATCATCGCAACCCGTAATCGCTTAATCCATGGATATCTTGGCATCGACAACGACACCTTATGGAGCATCATTCAAACCGATATTCCATCACTGTTACCTCAATTATACCAATTAAGAAAAACTGTTTGCCAGTCCAATGACACCTAG
- a CDS encoding nucleotidyltransferase domain-containing protein, with product MIRNHNLPKDILRRIEKLGPFFAQDERVIFAYLFGGITKGHPVKPLSDLDLGVYLQTEGEIAEVKLDLLGSLVDLLGTDELDLVVLNNAPLSLVGRILATRRVVADKQPFLRHLFESRIMREFFDFKRKEQDILYRRFA from the coding sequence ATGATCAGAAATCATAATCTACCGAAAGATATTCTCCGCCGTATCGAAAAGTTAGGGCCATTTTTTGCTCAGGATGAGCGGGTCATTTTTGCGTATCTCTTTGGGGGGATAACAAAAGGTCATCCGGTAAAGCCTCTTTCCGATCTGGACCTTGGTGTGTATCTGCAAACGGAGGGGGAAATAGCGGAGGTCAAGCTTGATTTGCTTGGTAGTCTGGTGGATCTTCTTGGTACGGACGAATTAGATCTTGTCGTTCTTAATAACGCCCCGTTAAGTCTGGTGGGAAGAATACTGGCAACTCGTAGGGTGGTAGCAGATAAACAGCCATTTCTTCGGCATCTCTTCGAGTCCCGGATTATGCGGGAGTTTTTTGATTTTAAGCGCAAGGAGCAGGATATTCTTTACAGGAGGTTTGCGTAA
- a CDS encoding sulfotransferase gives MPPAITNMPFMTVVSGLPRSGTSMMMKMLEAGGLPIYQDGMRVADADNPKGYYETEKVKDLAKDASWLGEASGKAIKIISSLLFYLPPELNYKVIFMRRNMTEILASQKKMLERSCQSSPVSDEVMAAKFSIHLRKVWQYIEQGGREVLAVEYAEVVADPGTAVTRINTFLGGGLDQDTMRRVVDGGLYRQRS, from the coding sequence ATGCCACCTGCCATAACCAATATGCCGTTTATGACTGTCGTCTCCGGGTTGCCCCGCTCCGGTACTTCCATGATGATGAAGATGCTGGAGGCTGGTGGTTTGCCGATCTATCAGGACGGTATGCGCGTGGCTGATGCCGACAACCCTAAGGGATATTACGAGACCGAAAAAGTTAAGGATTTAGCTAAAGATGCCAGCTGGTTGGGCGAAGCATCTGGCAAGGCGATTAAAATCATCTCCTCACTGCTGTTCTATTTGCCGCCAGAATTGAATTATAAAGTTATCTTTATGCGCCGCAACATGACGGAAATTCTGGCCTCTCAAAAAAAGATGCTGGAGCGATCCTGTCAATCTTCTCCGGTTTCTGACGAGGTGATGGCGGCCAAATTTTCCATTCATCTTCGTAAGGTCTGGCAGTATATTGAACAAGGGGGAAGGGAGGTTCTTGCCGTTGAATACGCTGAGGTTGTCGCTGATCCGGGCACCGCGGTAACACGTATCAACACTTTTTTAGGTGGGGGTCTTGATCAGGATACAATGCGCCGGGTCGTGGATGGCGGGCTCTATCGGCAACGGAGCTGA